From the genome of Cinclus cinclus chromosome 12, bCinCin1.1, whole genome shotgun sequence, one region includes:
- the CRBN gene encoding protein cereblon isoform X1 — translation MAAEDRGGEPRDNMGNHLQLVPVESEEEDDNEMEVEDQDSKEAEKPNIINFDTSLPTSHMYLGSDMEEFHGRTVHDDDSCQVIPVLPRVMVMLIPGQTLPLQLFRPQEVSMVRNLIQKDRTFAVLAYSNAHEREAHFGTTAEIYAYREEQEYGVETVKVKAIGRQRFKVLEIRTQSDGIQQAKVQILPERVLPPTMSAVQLQSLSRCRVIPSSKPSWQDRAIRQWWHKYQKRKFHCASLTSWPPWLYSLYDAETLMERVKRQLHEWDENLKDESLPSNPVDFSYRVAACLPIDDALRIQLLKIGSAVQRLRCELDIMNKCTSLCCKQCQDTEITTKNEIFSLSLCGPMAAYVNPHGYIHETLTVYKASNLTLSGRPSTEHSWFPGYAWTIAQCRICGSHMGWKFTATRKELSPPKFWGLTRSALLPRIPEGDGEDSERGRSPLLCL, via the exons ATGGCCGCCGAGGATCGAGGCGGAGAGCCCCGAGATAACATGGGGAACCACCTCCAGCTGGTGCCCG TAGAGAGCGAGGAAGAGGATGACAATGAAATGGAAGTGGAAGACCAAGATAGTAAAGAAGCTGAGAAGCCAAACATCATTAATTTTGATACCAGTTTGCCCACATCACATATG TACCTGGGCTCGGACATGGAGGAGTTCCACGGGAGGACGGTGCACGATGACGACAGCTGCCAGGTGATCCCCGTGCTGCCCCGGGTGATGGTGATGCTGATCCCCGGCCAGACGCTGCCTCTGCAGCTCTTCCGCCCCCAAGAGGTTAGCATGGTGCGGAATTTAATTCAGAAAGACAGAACCTTTGCTGTCCTTGCATACAG TAATGCTCATGAGAGGGAAGCACATTTTGGAACCACAGCAGAAATCTATGCCtacagagaagagcaggaatATGGAGTTGAAACAGTCAAGGTGAAAGCAATAGGAAGACAGAGGTTCAAGGTGCTTGAAATACGAACACAGTCAGATGG AATCCAGCAGGCTAAAGTACAAATCCTGCCTGAGCGAGTGCTGCCTCCCACCATGtcagcagtgcagctgcagtCCCTCAGCAGGTGCCGTGTGATTCCCTCTTCCAAACCCTCCTGGCAGGACAGAGCCATCCGCCAGTGGTGGCACAAGTACCAGAAG AGGAAGTTCCACTGTGCAAGTTTGACATCTTGGCCCCCCTGGCTCTACTCTCTCTATGATGCT GAAACCTTGATGGAAAGAGTCAAGAGGCAGCTCCACGAGTGGGATGAAAACCTCAAAGATGAATCTCTTCCATCAAACCCAGTAG ATTTTTCTTACAGAgttgctgcctgcctgcccatTGATGATGCTTTACGTATCCAGTTGCTCAAAATaggcagtgctgtgcagaggcTGCGCTGTGAGTTAGATATCATGAACAAA TGTACATCTCTCTGTTGTAAGCAATGCCAAGACACAGAAATAACTACCAAGAATGAAATATTCAG CTTGTCCCTGTGTGGGCCCATGGCAGCCTATGTGAATCCCCATGGATACATCCATGAAACCCTCACTGTATATAAAGCTTCCAACCTGACTCTCAGTGGACGCCCCtccacagagcacagctggtTCCCTGG GTACGCCTGGACCATAGCCCAGTGCAGGATCTGCGGGAGCCACATGGGCTGGAAGTTCACGGCCACCAGGAAGgagctgtcccctcccaagTTCTGGGGGCTGACGCGCTCGGCGCTGCTGCCGCGCATCCCCGAGGGCGACGGCGAGGACTCGGAGCGCGGCCGCTCGCCGCTGCTGTGCCTGTGA
- the CRBN gene encoding protein cereblon isoform X4 has translation MCSPAYLAHSPVQLFSQGIALESEEEDDNEMEVEDQDSKEAEKPNIINFDTSLPTSHMYLGSDMEEFHGRTVHDDDSCQVIPVLPRVMVMLIPGQTLPLQLFRPQEVSMVRNLIQKDRTFAVLAYSNAHEREAHFGTTAEIYAYREEQEYGVETVKVKAIGRQRFKVLEIRTQSDGIQQAKVQILPERVLPPTMSAVQLQSLSRCRVIPSSKPSWQDRAIRQWWHKYQKRKFHCASLTSWPPWLYSLYDAETLMERVKRQLHEWDENLKDESLPSNPCTSLCCKQCQDTEITTKNEIFSLSLCGPMAAYVNPHGYIHETLTVYKASNLTLSGRPSTEHSWFPGYAWTIAQCRICGSHMGWKFTATRKELSPPKFWGLTRSALLPRIPEGDGEDSERGRSPLLCL, from the exons ATGTGCAGCCCGGCTTATCTGGCACACTCGCCCgtgcagctcttctcccagggaatTGCAC TAGAGAGCGAGGAAGAGGATGACAATGAAATGGAAGTGGAAGACCAAGATAGTAAAGAAGCTGAGAAGCCAAACATCATTAATTTTGATACCAGTTTGCCCACATCACATATG TACCTGGGCTCGGACATGGAGGAGTTCCACGGGAGGACGGTGCACGATGACGACAGCTGCCAGGTGATCCCCGTGCTGCCCCGGGTGATGGTGATGCTGATCCCCGGCCAGACGCTGCCTCTGCAGCTCTTCCGCCCCCAAGAGGTTAGCATGGTGCGGAATTTAATTCAGAAAGACAGAACCTTTGCTGTCCTTGCATACAG TAATGCTCATGAGAGGGAAGCACATTTTGGAACCACAGCAGAAATCTATGCCtacagagaagagcaggaatATGGAGTTGAAACAGTCAAGGTGAAAGCAATAGGAAGACAGAGGTTCAAGGTGCTTGAAATACGAACACAGTCAGATGG AATCCAGCAGGCTAAAGTACAAATCCTGCCTGAGCGAGTGCTGCCTCCCACCATGtcagcagtgcagctgcagtCCCTCAGCAGGTGCCGTGTGATTCCCTCTTCCAAACCCTCCTGGCAGGACAGAGCCATCCGCCAGTGGTGGCACAAGTACCAGAAG AGGAAGTTCCACTGTGCAAGTTTGACATCTTGGCCCCCCTGGCTCTACTCTCTCTATGATGCT GAAACCTTGATGGAAAGAGTCAAGAGGCAGCTCCACGAGTGGGATGAAAACCTCAAAGATGAATCTCTTCCATCAAACCCA TGTACATCTCTCTGTTGTAAGCAATGCCAAGACACAGAAATAACTACCAAGAATGAAATATTCAG CTTGTCCCTGTGTGGGCCCATGGCAGCCTATGTGAATCCCCATGGATACATCCATGAAACCCTCACTGTATATAAAGCTTCCAACCTGACTCTCAGTGGACGCCCCtccacagagcacagctggtTCCCTGG GTACGCCTGGACCATAGCCCAGTGCAGGATCTGCGGGAGCCACATGGGCTGGAAGTTCACGGCCACCAGGAAGgagctgtcccctcccaagTTCTGGGGGCTGACGCGCTCGGCGCTGCTGCCGCGCATCCCCGAGGGCGACGGCGAGGACTCGGAGCGCGGCCGCTCGCCGCTGCTGTGCCTGTGA
- the TRNT1 gene encoding CCA tRNA nucleotidyltransferase 1, mitochondrial → MWAELLVVPRRAGLRLLLLRGRSGGSGTMRLQAPQFQALFTPGLRSVAELFEKKNYELRIAGGAVRDLLSGVTPQDIDFATTATPAEMKEMFTAAGVRLINNKGEKHGTITARLHEQNFEITTLRIDVVTDGRHAEVEFTTDWHKDAERRDLTVNSMFLGLDGTLYDFFNGYEDLKNKKIRFVGKAAERIQEDYLRILRYFRFYGRIAEKPGDHEPSTLQAIKENAKGLAGISGERIWVELKKILLGNHVNHLVQLMYELDIAQYIGLPLDGNLEEFAQVTKNIQNLSPKPVTVLTSLFRGKDDVTNLDLRLKISKEEKNLGLFLVKHRQELTKAPGPEPLRPYQDFLMDSREANTNSKIFELLKYQGEEKLLKEMQDWTVPSFPVSGHDLRKMGVSSGKEIGTALQQLRDEWKKSGYHMDKEELLSCLKKL, encoded by the exons ATGTGGGCTGAGCTCTTGGTTGTGCCCCGCAGGGCCGggctgcggctgctgctgctgcggggccggagcggcgggagcggcACCATGAGGCTGCAGGCCCCGCAGTTCCAGGCGCTCTTCACGCCGGGGCTGCGCAGCGTGGCCG aactgtTTGAGAAGAAGAACTATGAGCTGAGAATAGCaggtggggctgtgagggatTTACTGAGTGGAGTGACACCACAAGACATCGATTTTGCCACCACAGCTACACCAGCAGAGATGAAGGAAATGTTCACAGCAGCTGGGGTTCGTCTGATCAataacaaaggagaaaaacacGGAACCATCACTGCCAGG CTCCATGAACAGAATTTTGAAATTACCACTCTCCGAATAGATGTTGTCACCGATGGACGGCACGCAGAGGTGGAGTTCACCACTGACTGGCACAAGGATGCTGAGAGGAGGGATCTCACTGTCAACTCCATGTTTTTAG GTTTGGATGGGACTCTCTATGATTTCTTTAATGGCTATGAAGacttgaaaaacaagaaaatcagaTTTGTGGGGAAGGCAGCTGAGAGAATACAAGAAGATTATTTAAGAATCCTGAGATACTTCAG ATTTTATGGAAGAATTGCAGAGAAACCTGGAGATCATGAGCCCAGTACACTGCAAGCAATTAAAGAAAATGCCAAAGGCTTGGCTGGAATATCAGGAGAAAGGATTTGGgtggaactgaaaaaaattcttcttggAAACCATGTCAATCATTTGGTTCAACTTATGTATGAGCTGGATATTGCCCAGTACATAG GGTTACCACTCGATGGGAATTTAGAGGAATTTGCCCAAGTCACTAAAAACATCCAAAACCTGTCTCCAAAACCTGTGACTGTCCTGACATCCTTGTTCAGGGGGAAGGATGATGTCACAAACCTGGACCTGAGGCTGAAAATctccaaggaggaaaaaaaccttggCCTTTTCTTGGTGaagcacaggcaggagctgacCAAAGCCCCGGGGCCAGAACCACTTAGACCATATCAGGACTTCCTGATGGAT tcTAGGGAAGCTAACACCAATTCCAAGATCTTTGAGCTCCTGAAGTACcaaggagaggagaagcttttaaaagaaatgcaggaCTGGACTGTGCCCTCTTTCCCTGTCAGTGGCCACGACCTCCGGAAGATGGGGGTGTCCTCTGGGAAGGAAATTgggacagcactgcagcagctgagggatgAGTGGAAAAAGAGTGGATACCACATGGATAAAGAGGAACTGCTGAGCTGCCTGAAGAAGCTGTGA
- the CRBN gene encoding protein cereblon isoform X5, translating to MCSPAYLAHSPVQLFSQGIALESEEEDDNEMEVEDQDSKEAEKPNIINFDTSLPTSHMYLGSDMEEFHGRTVHDDDSCQVIPVLPRVMVMLIPGQTLPLQLFRPQEVSMVRNLIQKDRTFAVLAYSNAHEREAHFGTTAEIYAYREEQEYGVETVKVKAIGRQRFKVLEIRTQSDGIQQAKVQILPERVLPPTMSAVQLQSLSRCRVIPSSKPSWQDRAIRQWWHKYQKRKFHCASLTSWPPWLYSLYDAETLMERVKRQLHEWDENLKDESLPSNPVDFSYRVAACLPIDDALRIQLLKIGSAVQRLRCELDIMNKCTSLCCKQCQDTEITTKNEIFSLSLCGPMAAYVNPHGYIHETLTVYKASNLTLSGRPSTEHSWFPGTEQ from the exons ATGTGCAGCCCGGCTTATCTGGCACACTCGCCCgtgcagctcttctcccagggaatTGCAC TAGAGAGCGAGGAAGAGGATGACAATGAAATGGAAGTGGAAGACCAAGATAGTAAAGAAGCTGAGAAGCCAAACATCATTAATTTTGATACCAGTTTGCCCACATCACATATG TACCTGGGCTCGGACATGGAGGAGTTCCACGGGAGGACGGTGCACGATGACGACAGCTGCCAGGTGATCCCCGTGCTGCCCCGGGTGATGGTGATGCTGATCCCCGGCCAGACGCTGCCTCTGCAGCTCTTCCGCCCCCAAGAGGTTAGCATGGTGCGGAATTTAATTCAGAAAGACAGAACCTTTGCTGTCCTTGCATACAG TAATGCTCATGAGAGGGAAGCACATTTTGGAACCACAGCAGAAATCTATGCCtacagagaagagcaggaatATGGAGTTGAAACAGTCAAGGTGAAAGCAATAGGAAGACAGAGGTTCAAGGTGCTTGAAATACGAACACAGTCAGATGG AATCCAGCAGGCTAAAGTACAAATCCTGCCTGAGCGAGTGCTGCCTCCCACCATGtcagcagtgcagctgcagtCCCTCAGCAGGTGCCGTGTGATTCCCTCTTCCAAACCCTCCTGGCAGGACAGAGCCATCCGCCAGTGGTGGCACAAGTACCAGAAG AGGAAGTTCCACTGTGCAAGTTTGACATCTTGGCCCCCCTGGCTCTACTCTCTCTATGATGCT GAAACCTTGATGGAAAGAGTCAAGAGGCAGCTCCACGAGTGGGATGAAAACCTCAAAGATGAATCTCTTCCATCAAACCCAGTAG ATTTTTCTTACAGAgttgctgcctgcctgcccatTGATGATGCTTTACGTATCCAGTTGCTCAAAATaggcagtgctgtgcagaggcTGCGCTGTGAGTTAGATATCATGAACAAA TGTACATCTCTCTGTTGTAAGCAATGCCAAGACACAGAAATAACTACCAAGAATGAAATATTCAG CTTGTCCCTGTGTGGGCCCATGGCAGCCTATGTGAATCCCCATGGATACATCCATGAAACCCTCACTGTATATAAAGCTTCCAACCTGACTCTCAGTGGACGCCCCtccacagagcacagctggtTCCCTGG AACTGAGCAGTGA
- the CRBN gene encoding protein cereblon isoform X3: protein MGNHLQLVPESEEEDDNEMEVEDQDSKEAEKPNIINFDTSLPTSHMYLGSDMEEFHGRTVHDDDSCQVIPVLPRVMVMLIPGQTLPLQLFRPQEVSMVRNLIQKDRTFAVLAYSNAHEREAHFGTTAEIYAYREEQEYGVETVKVKAIGRQRFKVLEIRTQSDGIQQAKVQILPERVLPPTMSAVQLQSLSRCRVIPSSKPSWQDRAIRQWWHKYQKRKFHCASLTSWPPWLYSLYDAETLMERVKRQLHEWDENLKDESLPSNPVDFSYRVAACLPIDDALRIQLLKIGSAVQRLRCELDIMNKCTSLCCKQCQDTEITTKNEIFSLSLCGPMAAYVNPHGYIHETLTVYKASNLTLSGRPSTEHSWFPGYAWTIAQCRICGSHMGWKFTATRKELSPPKFWGLTRSALLPRIPEGDGEDSERGRSPLLCL, encoded by the exons ATGGGGAACCACCTCCAGCTGGTGCCCG AGAGCGAGGAAGAGGATGACAATGAAATGGAAGTGGAAGACCAAGATAGTAAAGAAGCTGAGAAGCCAAACATCATTAATTTTGATACCAGTTTGCCCACATCACATATG TACCTGGGCTCGGACATGGAGGAGTTCCACGGGAGGACGGTGCACGATGACGACAGCTGCCAGGTGATCCCCGTGCTGCCCCGGGTGATGGTGATGCTGATCCCCGGCCAGACGCTGCCTCTGCAGCTCTTCCGCCCCCAAGAGGTTAGCATGGTGCGGAATTTAATTCAGAAAGACAGAACCTTTGCTGTCCTTGCATACAG TAATGCTCATGAGAGGGAAGCACATTTTGGAACCACAGCAGAAATCTATGCCtacagagaagagcaggaatATGGAGTTGAAACAGTCAAGGTGAAAGCAATAGGAAGACAGAGGTTCAAGGTGCTTGAAATACGAACACAGTCAGATGG AATCCAGCAGGCTAAAGTACAAATCCTGCCTGAGCGAGTGCTGCCTCCCACCATGtcagcagtgcagctgcagtCCCTCAGCAGGTGCCGTGTGATTCCCTCTTCCAAACCCTCCTGGCAGGACAGAGCCATCCGCCAGTGGTGGCACAAGTACCAGAAG AGGAAGTTCCACTGTGCAAGTTTGACATCTTGGCCCCCCTGGCTCTACTCTCTCTATGATGCT GAAACCTTGATGGAAAGAGTCAAGAGGCAGCTCCACGAGTGGGATGAAAACCTCAAAGATGAATCTCTTCCATCAAACCCAGTAG ATTTTTCTTACAGAgttgctgcctgcctgcccatTGATGATGCTTTACGTATCCAGTTGCTCAAAATaggcagtgctgtgcagaggcTGCGCTGTGAGTTAGATATCATGAACAAA TGTACATCTCTCTGTTGTAAGCAATGCCAAGACACAGAAATAACTACCAAGAATGAAATATTCAG CTTGTCCCTGTGTGGGCCCATGGCAGCCTATGTGAATCCCCATGGATACATCCATGAAACCCTCACTGTATATAAAGCTTCCAACCTGACTCTCAGTGGACGCCCCtccacagagcacagctggtTCCCTGG GTACGCCTGGACCATAGCCCAGTGCAGGATCTGCGGGAGCCACATGGGCTGGAAGTTCACGGCCACCAGGAAGgagctgtcccctcccaagTTCTGGGGGCTGACGCGCTCGGCGCTGCTGCCGCGCATCCCCGAGGGCGACGGCGAGGACTCGGAGCGCGGCCGCTCGCCGCTGCTGTGCCTGTGA
- the CRBN gene encoding protein cereblon isoform X2 produces MCSPAYLAHSPVQLFSQGIALESEEEDDNEMEVEDQDSKEAEKPNIINFDTSLPTSHMYLGSDMEEFHGRTVHDDDSCQVIPVLPRVMVMLIPGQTLPLQLFRPQEVSMVRNLIQKDRTFAVLAYSNAHEREAHFGTTAEIYAYREEQEYGVETVKVKAIGRQRFKVLEIRTQSDGIQQAKVQILPERVLPPTMSAVQLQSLSRCRVIPSSKPSWQDRAIRQWWHKYQKRKFHCASLTSWPPWLYSLYDAETLMERVKRQLHEWDENLKDESLPSNPVDFSYRVAACLPIDDALRIQLLKIGSAVQRLRCELDIMNKCTSLCCKQCQDTEITTKNEIFSLSLCGPMAAYVNPHGYIHETLTVYKASNLTLSGRPSTEHSWFPGYAWTIAQCRICGSHMGWKFTATRKELSPPKFWGLTRSALLPRIPEGDGEDSERGRSPLLCL; encoded by the exons ATGTGCAGCCCGGCTTATCTGGCACACTCGCCCgtgcagctcttctcccagggaatTGCAC TAGAGAGCGAGGAAGAGGATGACAATGAAATGGAAGTGGAAGACCAAGATAGTAAAGAAGCTGAGAAGCCAAACATCATTAATTTTGATACCAGTTTGCCCACATCACATATG TACCTGGGCTCGGACATGGAGGAGTTCCACGGGAGGACGGTGCACGATGACGACAGCTGCCAGGTGATCCCCGTGCTGCCCCGGGTGATGGTGATGCTGATCCCCGGCCAGACGCTGCCTCTGCAGCTCTTCCGCCCCCAAGAGGTTAGCATGGTGCGGAATTTAATTCAGAAAGACAGAACCTTTGCTGTCCTTGCATACAG TAATGCTCATGAGAGGGAAGCACATTTTGGAACCACAGCAGAAATCTATGCCtacagagaagagcaggaatATGGAGTTGAAACAGTCAAGGTGAAAGCAATAGGAAGACAGAGGTTCAAGGTGCTTGAAATACGAACACAGTCAGATGG AATCCAGCAGGCTAAAGTACAAATCCTGCCTGAGCGAGTGCTGCCTCCCACCATGtcagcagtgcagctgcagtCCCTCAGCAGGTGCCGTGTGATTCCCTCTTCCAAACCCTCCTGGCAGGACAGAGCCATCCGCCAGTGGTGGCACAAGTACCAGAAG AGGAAGTTCCACTGTGCAAGTTTGACATCTTGGCCCCCCTGGCTCTACTCTCTCTATGATGCT GAAACCTTGATGGAAAGAGTCAAGAGGCAGCTCCACGAGTGGGATGAAAACCTCAAAGATGAATCTCTTCCATCAAACCCAGTAG ATTTTTCTTACAGAgttgctgcctgcctgcccatTGATGATGCTTTACGTATCCAGTTGCTCAAAATaggcagtgctgtgcagaggcTGCGCTGTGAGTTAGATATCATGAACAAA TGTACATCTCTCTGTTGTAAGCAATGCCAAGACACAGAAATAACTACCAAGAATGAAATATTCAG CTTGTCCCTGTGTGGGCCCATGGCAGCCTATGTGAATCCCCATGGATACATCCATGAAACCCTCACTGTATATAAAGCTTCCAACCTGACTCTCAGTGGACGCCCCtccacagagcacagctggtTCCCTGG GTACGCCTGGACCATAGCCCAGTGCAGGATCTGCGGGAGCCACATGGGCTGGAAGTTCACGGCCACCAGGAAGgagctgtcccctcccaagTTCTGGGGGCTGACGCGCTCGGCGCTGCTGCCGCGCATCCCCGAGGGCGACGGCGAGGACTCGGAGCGCGGCCGCTCGCCGCTGCTGTGCCTGTGA